ggttgagagaGGTCTCTtaaaactttcctgcctgcaatttgtcacagcgagaatctggaaccaacccagatgcccctctgtagacgaatggatcaggaaaatgtggtacatatacacaatggaattttatgcctctatcagaaagaatgacattgccccatttgtaaggaaatggaaggacttggaaaaaattatactaagtgaagtgagccagacccaaagaaacatggactctatggtctcccttattgggaataattagcacaggtttaggcaagtcacagcagaggatcacaagagcccaatagctatacccttatgatcacataagatgatgctaagtgaaatgaactccattttatgaaaatgattgttatatcagagttgtaactactttcaacatcccatgtgtatctgtagtttctactattgatgatgttcgtgtatcaccttcttgtgattgtatctacactatctctgtaatcttatctgagtgtatgggaaacagtgtgtactggtattagaattaggaaattcaaagggaatacgaaaattgagagacaaagggtaaaatacgagaaaaaaacaacaaaagcaatacttgcaaaactgtttggtgtaagtgaactgaacacctcaggggggaaaggggaaggaggaagggggtatgagggacaaagtaacaaacagtacaagaaatgtatccaatgcctaacgtatgaaactgtaacctctctgtacatcagttttataataaaaacttaaaaaaataaataaaataaagtggaaaggaaaaaaaaaacaaaacaactttcctgcctgggctgatctcaAACCACAATcgcatcctcccaagtagctaggaattcaGGGATGAGCCACACAGTTCCAGGATAAAAATCACATTATCCTGcatcctacaattttttttttattacttgttggtttattttattgttggtaTATCTAAGCCTTACTCTTGAGCTGAATCTTCTATATAGTCTCTCATTTTCATCTCAGAATGCCTTTGCCCAAAGGAAAGactgcctttcacttttagagaaaagaaaagtgattttAAATGACAGAGAAGGTCTAATTCTCAGGTCTCTTGTCTCCTGTAGAAATTATCCTCCCTGCTTACAGCAGGAAGATAAATCTTACTCCAGGCTTCTATAGTACAAGTGACATTCAGAGCGTCACTTAATCTGAGTTTAATTCAGCATCATGACTCATGATACTTCCCAAACTAAGTAGCACCCAGGAAAACTAGATGAGACTAAGAGTAATTCTGACCTATCAACAATCTAATCTGGACCTGGTAGATGATCAAACACTATACCTGTCTTCAAAGACAGGGATTATCATTTCACTGACACAGAGAATGATGACTGATTTCTCATTGCCGGAAAAGAGTTTGGGCTGGTTAATTGCCAATTAGGAAAGCAAACAAGTAAACCACTCAAAGGAAATGGACAGCACCTAGGAACTACTTCCTCCTTAAGGAGGAAGTGGATTAAGGAAAtgagcacaaacaacaacaaacataagTTATGCTCATTGGTCTAAACTTTGGAGCACCAACTATAAAAGGTGCAAGAGACCAAGAAACAACAGATTTCAGGGAAATTCACCTGTGAAcagaagcccctcccccacacctgccACCATGACCAACTGCTGCTCCCCTTGCTGCCAGCCCACCTGCTGCAGGACCACCTGCTGCAGGACCACCTGCTGGAGACCCACCTGTGTGAccagctgctgccagccctgctgccagcccagctgcGGCGGCTCCAGCTGCTGCCAGCCTTGCTGCCAAACCACCTGCTGCACAACCCGCTTCAGACCCACCTGTGTGAGCAGCTGCTGCAGCACaccctgctgccagccctgctgctgcgtgtccagctgctgccagccctgctgccaGCCCCGCTGCTGTGAGTccagctgctgccagccctgctgccagtccagctgctgccagccctgctgccaGCCCCGCTGCTGTGAGTccagctgctgccagccctgctgccagtccagctgctgccagcccagctgctgcCAGCCAGTTTGCTCTGGACCTGTGTACTGTACAAGAACCTGCTACTACCCTACATGCGTCCGTGTGCCTGGTTGTCTGTCCCAGGGCTGTGGATCCAGTTGCTGCCAGCCCTGTAGCTGCTGATCACCTCACTACAGACCCAATCAATACCTGCCTAGAATAACCTTCCATTCAGACCTGACAAAAACCATGCCAGCCTCCCCATATTTTCTCTGTTAATCATACCCTCACGCATCAAGCTGCCAATCTTCCTGAAAacgggtgggtgtgtgtgtgtgtgtgtgtgtgtgtgtgtgtgtgtgtgtgtgtgtgtgcgctcagcAAGATGACCTTTGTTTAGCTTGCTACTTGGTAATACCATCTCTTCTCAACCTGGATTCATGGTTTATACCTTGAAAAACTGACTTCTGTCTCTTTAAGttaagattaatttttttaaaagacagtaaGCACTCATGACTTCCTTAGGTCTTTGCAatgcctaaaagttgtcattttatCTCAACACAAATTTTGTGACTCCTCTTCTGACTTTCCCTAAGGCCTTTGTATCTTCTTTCTAACCAAAAAGGCCATTGCCCCTTGGTTTCCCAATAAAATTTATACCGCATTCCCTCTCATattatgttttgctttatttctatGATTCCATTGCATGAGATCTCATCTAAATCACATGAGAACCCAACTTGAGGAGAAATAGGACAAGTTAAATGAAGGACAGCATGCCATGAAGCTAAAGATGGTCAGAATCAGGTCGAGGGCCTAGGCATAAGGATTCAAGTTCTGATGTTCAGGATCAGTTTAGCGTAAGTGGAAATCATAGTGGTGGCAAAATGTACATCCAGGTTGCTCTCTCACCATGGTGTCAGCAATTCCTTACATTTTCAGATCACTTCCAATTAAGAAGATGGAATGATTtcctgttgctgtttttttaataaattatatttagagGCTTACACAATCAAGAAGTGTCCCAGATGAGGAAAAAAAGACCAGcagaccatttaaaaaaaaacaacatacaaaAAAAGGAGCTctgaatgaaagaaaatgcaaaactaGGTACTAGGTAAAGTCAGCTCTTGGTACCACTTTTTTTGCAATGGGTTTAGTTGACATAGGAAACACAGGTACAAAAGACAGCCACTTACATGAGATCATTTGACTAGACAACAAAATGGACACAGCAGATTAAGTTGAGGAAAGGCTGATTTTTCAGCAATGGTGCCAGGACAATTGAGTCTCCACCTGAGAGAAGAGAAACTTAACTCCTACCTAGCATCAGCTGCAAACCAACTTCAGGGATACTGTACACATAAAGGCAATAATAAGTTTctgaatggaaaaaaatggttacagctttgatttttttcacttattaAAAGTAGTGAATCATCTTGAAAGGAGCACtgtcaaatattaaaaaataaagattctcATGTTTGGGGGTAAAAAGTCAGTAGTAAAGCAATAGTATTTCTAGGATTTAACATAGGATAATATCGTAGGATATTAACATAGGATAATATATTGTTTTAAACCATAACCAATTCATTATACAAAAAACAAATCAGGATTTGAAAGCTATGTAAAAGATTTCTTAGCCctatataatattaaaattagaAGGGAGACACCCTCAGTATAGCAAAGTGCACTATCAAGTATAAAATCAAAACAGGCTAGACTAGAGTATATAAAGAACCTCcaagaaaaaaactaagaaaaaaagacCTACAatgcagcaggaaaaaaaattaaggcatggTCAGAACTtcataaaagaaaattctaaggATCCTATGACCACAAGAAATTAAAGCTAAAATGAGATCATACAAAgtagatgtttttaaaaaatgactaaaacTCCATTGTGAACATAAGTGATTTACTAGATATAAAGTAATGCCTATAATAACTTATACATGTtattgtaactttttaaaaatatatggaacAATCTAGTAATGTAAACCATACTCACAATTTTGTaaatcagaaattttactccaagAATGCATTGCACAGGGAGGCATTATTTGTAGAGCAGGATGTGGACAAAAAATATATTCATGAGTAGGATTCATAGAAGCCTTAATGGTGGAAAATGCCCATCAAGAATAGAtagacacggggctggggatatagcctagtggcaagagtgcctgcctcggatacacgaggccctaggttcgattccccagcaccacatatacagaaaacggccagaagcggcgctgtggctcaagtggcagagtgctagccttgagcgggaagaagccagggacagtgctcaggccctgagtccaaggcccaggactggccaaaaaaaaaaaaaaaaaaaaaaaaaagaatagatagacacaTTATTAAACTATGTTCTCATCATCTAAAGGcaagaaaatatctttttaaaaaacaaaaaaaaagagaaaatgtcaatGGCAATAGACAGAAAAGAATCCTATCAACAATAACTTCAGTAAAATTCCCAAACATAGTTTTGACCTAAGGAGATCTAAAAATATATGCTATATCATTTCATTTTGTATGTGCTTGAAACTCTGCAAAACTGCAATATAACACATCACTATAATAGTTGCTttggggaagaggagaaagagtcataagggaaaacaagaaaattactagaagctgggctctggtgacttacacctgtaatcttagctactcagaaggctgagatctgaggatcgcgatttgaagccagcccaagcagaaaggtctgtgaaactattatctccaataaactcctcagaaaaagccagaagtggagctgtggttcaagtggtagagtgctagccttgagcaaaagaagcttatggacagcaccctgagttcaagctccaggtccagcaaaagaaagagagaaagaaaaagaaaagaaaagagaaagaaagttacTAGAGTATAGGgatactacttctttttttttcaaatttctattatcaaactggtgtacagagaggttacagtttcatatgttaggcattggacacatttcttgcactatttgttaccttgtccctcatacccccctccctcctcccactttcccttccccccccaccccgaggtgttcagttcacttacaccaaacagttgtttttttttaaacattttatttgtatttaaaatgaCAATCATATCAAGGGCTTAGAAAGACTGTGCAGTGTGTAAAACTTGTTAaaactcttcttcttttttttttttgagccaacaAAAATGgctattggaaataaaaaaaaatgtatgttaaaGTATTAGGGATAAACACTCCCATACAAGGAATTAATTTACTTACCAGCAGAAATTTAAACCTTATTCAAACTTAGAGagtaagaaaataggaaaaacaacaaccaaaggtAAAGAATGATAATCAGGAAACTGATGTAAGATGAAAAATAATCACTTGAGCCAAGGATATAcagtcccagcacttggggaCCTGAGGTAGGAGGAGCAAGAGTTTCacactaggtaggattacatatTGAGACTGactcaaacaagaaaaaaaaaaaagctgggggttagtggctcacatgtgtaattctagctattaaggagactgagatctgagaattgcgcttcaaagccagcctgggcaggaatatccaacctgccaaaaaagctggaagtagagctatggttcagatggtagagcactagccttgagcacaaaagctcattgcccaagccctgagttcaagccccaggattgtcacaaaaaagaaaagaaagctttattTCACTAATCATAATTCAtagtaaatttaaattaaatgaacTGTCAGattggataaaaataaaaatattatttaaaacaaatacctGCCTTACATAGACACAGCACTTGATAATCATACCAAAGATAACTAAAAATATATAGGTTTCTTTTGGGGATATTTCAAAATtagtttccctccttccttccttccctccctccctctttctctatttccctCTTAGTCTCATTATTTATCATCTTGCAGATCCATTCATAGTTAGGATATTGATTAGTGAGGAAGTCCAGATCTCTTGATTCAAATTCATTGTGATTTTTACAGGCCCAAATGTTGCAGCCTTGATGATTGAGATGCAGTTTCCTTTTAAAACAAGAATTTGAAGATGTTGCCCCCTAACTTCTTAGAGgcgctctctgtgtgtgtgtgtgtgtgtgtgtgtgtgtgtgtgtgtgtgtgtgtgtgtgtgtgttggtactagggcttaccTGAATGGTCATGGgctctgttcctaagcttttgggctcaagcccagcactgtaccacttgagccacagctttacttctagctttttggtgtttcattggagataagagtgtcagggacttttcctgcctgggctggctttgaaccatggtccccagatctcagcctcctaaatagctaggagtacatGTGTGAGCCAAAGGCAAATTGTGtgtgtcctgagcttcttttgctcaaggctagcgttctaccacttgagccacagtaccacttctggctctttctgtttatgtgttactgaggaattgaacccagggcttcatgcatgctaggcaagcactctaccactaagctacattcccagctcctccaatttttttttttgggggggggccagtcctggggcttgaactcagggcctgagcactgtccctggcttctttttgctcaaggctagcactctgccaacttgagtcacagagctgcttctggccttttccatatatgtatgtggtgctgaggaatcgaacctaggactttcatgtatacaaggcaagcactcttgccactagaccatattcccagcccctcctccaattttttttttattaattggacataaatttttttacaaggtgttgtgcaaagagggtgcagttacatagtagggcagtgtgtacatttcttatgatatcttacgacctgtttttctatcccgtgtctaggtcaggttgacatatatgcaatatacaatgtatcaagaacatatacagtattcacagacttggtctctactgtctctccatctccctttgttaacagtcatatatcagggagatcatgcccctttgttttctgtgttctaggcttgtctcactcaacattattcgagttctgaccatttccctgcgaataacagtatttcaccattcctaatcgctgtgtagtattccattgtgtataagtaccatattttttggatccattcgtctgtggaggggcatctgggttgtttccatattttggctattgtgaattgtgccgcgataaacatggaagtacaaatgcctttttgatatcttggattttgctgtttaggatagatgcctaggagtggtatggctgggtcatagggtaggtctatattgagctttttgagaaacctccatactgttctccaaagtggttgtactaatttgcactcccaccaacaatggagaagggttcctctttccccacagcccctccagcatttgttgtttcctgagttcagagtataggccattctaactggggtgaggtggtatctcagggttgtttttatttgcatttcctttactagcagggatgttgagcatttcctcatatgtttctttgccatttttatatcttctcttgtgaagtctctctttagctcttttgcccatttcctaatgggtttattgggcttggaggggcttagttttttgagttctctgtagatgaccgatatcaggggcatctgggttggttccagattctagctatgacaaattgtgctgcgatgaacattgttgtgctggtggcattactgtggttttgtttgtggtcttttggatagatacccaaaagtggggatgctgggtcataggggagttctatatttagccttctgaggaatctccatactgcttgccagagtggctgaaccagtttacattcccaccaacaatgaagtagggttcccttttggccacatcccctccaacaattgttattgttagttttcttgatataggacattcttactggggtgagatggaatctcaatgttgatttgatttccatttcttttatggccagtgatgtagagcactttttcatatgtcttttggccattctcatttcctcatcagagaagtctctttgtaagtctttagcccacttgatgagggggctattggttctttgcggttttgttttggaagaaggtaattttttttagttctgcatatattttagagatgaggcctttgtctgttgaatggccggtaaagatcttctcccagtctgtgggctttctgtttatcttgcaagctatgtcctttgcgtgcagaagctctacagtttgatgcagtcccatttgtccaacctttctttgatttgtagcctttctgggtcattgttaaggaagttccgtcctgcgccaaggagcccgagtgtttctcctactccttcctttagtgttttcagggtgtctgttttgatttcaaggtctttaatccatttggaattgattttggtgcagggtgatatataaggatctagttttagtttgttgcatgtgttgagccagttttgccagcaccatttgttaaagaggctatctttcttccaaactattgttttagctcctttatcaaagattaagtaggcgtagttctgtgggttcatttctgggtcttcaattctgttccattggtcttcaggcctgttccggtgccaataccaagctgcttttattactatagctttataatacagcttgatgttgggaattgtaattcctccagcactgttctttctgcttaggattgtttttgctattctaggtcttttattgttccatatgaatttctggattgcttcctctatttcattaaaaaatggtgttgggatattaatgggtattgcattgaatttgtagatagcctttggcaatattgccattttgattatattaatcctcccaatccaggagcatgggaggtttttccatttccttagttctgacatactttcatttttcaagcttttaaagttctcctcaaagaggtctttcacttctttagttaaggttattcctaggtattttatgttttggggggctattgcaaaaggagttgctttccttatttccgcctcggtcttcgggtcattagcatagagaaaggacgttgatttctgagggtttattttatatcctgccacttttccaaagttttggatcagctctagtatcttgggggtagagtcaatgggattctttaggtataggatcaagtcatctgcgaagagaaagttaaacttcatcttttcctatttggatctcctttatattttcttcttgactgattgctctggctaggaattctagtactatgttgaagagaaggggagagagtggacatccctgccttgttcctgattttaaagggaatggctttagtttttcaccatttagagttatgcttgctgttggtttgtcataaactaccttgattatattcaggaatgttccctggaatcccagtttttccagggcttttagcataaatgagtgctggattttatcgaactctttttccgcatccagagataaaaccatatagttctttaccttgctccggttgatgtggtggactacattaattgactttatattaaaccaactttgcatccctgggatgaatacagtttgatcgtggtgtatgatttttttgatgacttgttgaagtcgattggccagaattttgttgagaatttttgcgtctatgttcatcagggaaatcggtctatagtcctctttccatgatgagtccctgcctggttttgggatgagggttatactggcttcatagaatgagtctggtagtgaacgttctctttcaatttcattgaagagtttgagaaatattggtgtgagttctgtttttttttgaaggccttgtagaattctgcagtgaatccgtctggacctgggcttttcttggatgggagatcatttattgccgtgtctatttcaatactggatatgggtctgtttagaaggtttaaatcttcatggttgagttagggggatatgaattttttctgggaaatcatccatttcttccaagttctcgaatttgttggcataaaggtttgcaaaatagtcccctattcttttctgaatttggattatttctgtggtgatgttacctgtttcatctcttatcttgtttatttgagtgtgctgcctttgttttttagtcatgtttgccaggggtctgtctatcttgttgattttttcaaagaaccaactcttcgttttgttgattctttcaatggtttttttcgtctctaattgatttaattctgatttgattttaattatttgcttctgtctattgacttggggtttggcttgttgttctctctcaaggaaattaaggtgcttccttaagttattgagttgctgtttctccagtttgttgatgtatgcactcagagatataaattttcctctgagtactgcctttgctgtgtcccaaaggagctggtactttgtgtcctcaacttggttgaattccataaacatttgaatttccgttttaatttcttcaatgacccactgacggttcagcagtgtgttgtttagtctccatgaattgtaggattttctgtggtggctgtttgagttgagctctaattttattccattgtggtctgagagaatgcagggaatggttttgatacttctgaatttgtacagattttctttgtgccctgagatgtgatctattttggagaatgttccatgtgctgcagagaagaatgtgtattctgttgttcctgggtggaatattctgtagatgttggttaagtctagttggtctatgcaattatttagttctgtggtttctttgttcagtttttggcgtgttgatctgtccagaggtgattgtggagtgttaaagtccccaactatcaatgtgtttgggtctatgagtgattttagagtcagtagtgtttgtttgatgaagttgggtgctcctgcatttggtgtgtagatatttagaatggttatatcttcctgtaggagagatccctttactaatatgtagtaaccttctttgtctcttcttacctttttttatttgaagtcaattttgtctgatactaggattgcaactccagcctgcttatgggggccatttgcttgatagatttgattccagcctttcacttttagaagatgtttacttttgctggatagatgtgtctcttggaggcagcagaaagatggatcttgatttttgatccaacttatgagcctacatcatttgattggagaattaagtccattagtgttgagagttaggattgagagatgatcgtttgttgctttcattatcactatcttgtttaaagctgtgtcttcccatttcttgatctgatgcttactatttagggttcatttctctgtctgtattgggatcttgattattttccctgtatagtacatctttgaagattttctgtaaagctggtttggtggagatatattgtttcagtttttccttactgtggaagacttttatttgaccttctgctatgaatgagagtttggctgggtatagaattcttggttggtagttatttttatttagtgtttggtatacttcattccaggatctccttgctttcatggtctctgctgagaagtctggggtaattctgattacttttcctttatatgtgattgttttcttctccctaacagctttaaggattctttccttgtactctactgatcctgttttgatcacaatgtgtcggtgggatgtcgtattctggtctggttggtttggggttctaaatgcctcttgtatctctataggcctttccttctggatatttgggaagttctcagctaatattttgttaaataggttgcctatcccattaacctctttctccaagttttcctcaatacctattatccttaaattgggtttcctgaccgtgtcttgaatctcctgtagcgatctgttttgttgattagactggatttgtattgattttttatctttctccatagaatctaaggaatcttcagctcctgaatagGGATACTATTTCTTGACATGAATGAGAAACTTTGCTCATAGTTGATTAAGatacagatagatggatggatagataggaatGTCACTCCCTCAGTATATATTATACCCAATTTCTTTGAAAGCAAAGTAACCTAAGGAATTGTCCCATGGTGTATAATTTCAGGAAAACTGTGCATAGGTTGAGAGTGCTCCTTCTGAGGTTACCTATTTTGCTGGTGAACAGATTTAGGACCTAAAATGATGGATACTTTCTTAACTACTGTGTCTTACTTCTGCCTGAATCCCCAAGCTTTGAGGCTAACTTGTATATGgagaaaaaattatgtcacaGGCATTCTCTACCCAAGAACTTTTTGACAAAACTCGCAGGACATGTACAGTTTTTGCTGCAGAAACACATGTCTATTGTAGTCTTGAATAAATAGACTTTGCTGATGAACAGACATGAACACACATCATAGTCCTCTGCATAGAAACACCCAACCCCGTACAGCCAAAGGAACAATTTGAGGAAGGGGAAGTTGCTACCAGAGGCATCATATGATCACATGAAGATGAGAGCAGGAACAAAGTTGATGATTTCTACAATTATTCCAATGAGTTATCCACAATTAACCACATAAAGCATACATTTCAAATGATATCTAATACTTAAGAAAGCAATCTGCACCCCAGGTCATTTCCTCATAAgccctgaaaaacaaacaacaaggaaAAGCCCTGCAAGATTCTTGTCTACCTAGCAGCATATAAAAAGCCCCAGAACCAA
This sequence is a window from Perognathus longimembris pacificus isolate PPM17 chromosome 17, ASM2315922v1, whole genome shotgun sequence. Protein-coding genes within it:
- the LOC125365335 gene encoding keratin-associated protein 9-8-like; translated protein: MTNCCSPCCQPTCCRTTCCRTTCWRPTCVTSCCQPCCQPSCGGSSCCQPCCQTTCCTTRFRPTCVSSCCSTPCCQPCCCVSSCCQPCCQPRCCESSCCQPCCQSSCCQPCCQPRCCESSCCQPCCQSSCCQPSCCQPVCSGPVYCTRTCYYPTCVRVPGCLSQGCGSSCCQPCSC